The sequence below is a genomic window from Romeriopsis navalis LEGE 11480.
AGGCTAAGTTGATTAGTCTTCAAAACCTGCGGGACCAGGCAACACGTGGGGTTGTTTCCAATATTGCTGGAGAATTGACGGAAGCGGTATTGACGGAGGTGCTCACCCAAGTTCAAGTCGGTTTGAAGAGTGGTGATATTGGTAAAAAGCTAATCGGGGCGATTGATAAACCTTACGTTGACTTAAATGATAAAGATGAAATTCAGGAGTTAGTCGCGCAAACGCTACAGCTTACAGTTTATAAAGTGCTGCCGAAGGTGAAGCCGGAGATTGAAGCGGTATTGCGGCATCCGATCGAAGCGGTGATGGAGCAAACGCCTGGATATAGCTTATTGAAGTCTGTCCCATTGGTTGGTGGTGTCCCAAATCAAGTCAATCAGCGGTTGATTGGTACGGCGACGGAGGCCGCCTATGATGCTTTGCTCGCGTCGCTAGAAGATAAAGTGGCGGCGGATTTAGTGAGCGAATTGATTCGGAGCTTTGGTAAGGTTTTGGTGGAAGAGTTACAGCAGGGTGACAGTCTGGAGGAAATTCAATCACTGTTAAATGAACTGCTGGATGAGGTGAAGGTTAACTATGTTGATCAAATTTCTCAGAATGATGTAGAGATTGTCTTGAGTTCCCCGCGTCAGGTGCGCCAGATTAAAGGCCAGTGATTCTGCACATCCAGGTGATTCTGCACATCCAGCTCATAACTTCACTACAATGGGTTTAGCCCTTTACACCTCGATATCCCGCGATGACTGCACAACTAACCCAGCCCGCAATCAGCGATATTATTCAAGCGCAGCGCAATTTTTTTCGCACAGGGCAAACCCAAAGCCTCGACTTTCGGATCGAGCAGTTGGACAAGCTTCAGCGCTATATCTTGGAGTATCAAGATGAGGTGTTGGCCGCAGTCAAGGCTGACTTAAACCGTCCGGCGTTTGAGGGATATTTTGAGATTGCGGCGATCGCTGAAATTAAGCACGCGCTCAAAAATCTGCGTGCTTGGGCGAAACCCCAGAAGGTTAAAACGACGATCGACCAGTTTCCCGCATCGGCTTATATCCAACCAGAGCCATTGGGAGTGGCATTGATTATTGCGCCTTGGAATTATCCATTTCAGTTAACGATGATGCCGCTGGTGGGGGCGATCGCGGCGGGCAATTGTGCGATCCTTAAGCCCTCGGAACTCGCCCCCAATACTGCTGCTGTTATTAACAAAATCATCACCACGGCGTTTTCACCGGAGTATGTCGCAGTCGTCGAAGGAGCAGTCGAAACCAGTCAGCAATTACTCGCTGAGAAATTTGACCATATTTTCTTTACGGGGGGGACGGCGATCGGACGCATTGTCATGGCTGCTGCTGCCAAGCATCTGACACCGGTAACGCTGGAGTTAGGCGGCAAGAGTCCTTGTATTGTCGATGCCGATGTCAACCTGGAAACTGCTGCGAAGCGGATTGTCTGGGGGAAATTTATCAATGCGGGGCAGACCTGTATTGCACCGGATTATCTGCTGGTCGATCGTACGATCAAAGAGCCGTTACTTGAGAAAATCAAACAGTACATTCAGGAATTTTATGGCGACGACCCGGCCCAGAGTGAAAGCTATTGCCGGATTATTAGCGATCGACATTTTGAGCGTCTAGCCGGTTTCCTCAGTAGTGGGACTGTGGCGATCGGGGGTCAAACGGATGCGGCACAGAAATTTATTGCACCAACAGTACTGGATAATGTGGACTGGGATGATGCGGTTATGCAGGACGAGATCTTTGGTCCGATTTTGCCGATTCTGGTCTATGACAAATTGGAAGATGCGATTAATGTGGTCAACGATCGGCCCAAGCCTCTAGCGCTATATTTCTTCTCGAATGACACGGCCAAGCAGGATCAAGTTTTGGCCCAGACTTCTTCCGGTGGGGCTTGTATCAATGACACAGTGATGCAAGTTGGCGTCTCAGCGCTGCCATTTGGCGGTGTCGGGGAAAGTGGGATGGGAGCCTATCACGGCAAAGCGAGCTTTGACACGTTCTCTCACCAGAAGAGTGTGCTGCGAAAGGGTTTATGGTTTGATTTGGCTTGGCGTTATGCGCCCTATACAGTGAAGCAGCTAAAGCAAATTAAAGGAATTGTGAATGGTTAGGCTTCACTAATATCAATTGCGGTGTGAATGCTGATGTGTCCATACCGTGATTCGTTATTTTGCAAATTGGCCAACAAGACCAAAAATCCATAAAATCACACTAGTGAGGATCACCCAGCGGGCGAGGATTGCTTGCTTAAAGCTGATGGCCTTGCCTTTTATCCGGTTGACGATATAGTTGACGCTGCCAAAAATGAGCATCAGAAAGACAGGAAAAATAAAAATACCCAGGATGCGGCCGATCTGTTTTCCCGCTTCATAGCTACTCGATTGAGCCAGTAGTAATGCAAATTCCATTGGTTAACTAACTGTCTAGTGATATGCGGTCCAGTATATTTTACTTGGATTGGCGGGGCAGAAGTTTTGAGAGAAATAGACCGATCGTGATGAGATGAATGAGGGCGGCGATCGGAAACAGCACTTCGATAAATGTCCAATGGGCCGGTGCATTGGCAATTGTCTGGAGGTTGTCATTGGTCAGTTGGGCTTGGAGAAAGGAATAGCAGGCACGACCTTGTTTGCTCCCAAAGCAGCTACTCGGGCTAGCTAACAGCATTACGACTTGCGCCACTACCGCAATTTTGAGCCATTTCCAGCGATACCGTGGTCGGTGCTGACGGTGTTTGAGCGTTGTCAGCAGCAAATACAACACAAAGGCGAGATAGATTGGCCCTATGATGAAGATGTAGGCAATCGCCCCAATGATCGTAAAGGCGATCGCGTTGCTCACAATAAAGCTAATGAGCAAATATGCGCTAAACAGCAGACTGAATTTACCGATCGTATTGACTGGGAACATCGATTTATCGGGCTAGACGTATTACTTGCATACAATATGAGTATTTCATCCTATGCAATGTCCTGAGTCTCGTGAAGTTTTATCAATGCTTTCAGCCCATCAGCTGAGGGCCATCGCTTGATTTGGTGCGCGGCCATAACAGCAATACGTAAAATTGCTCTAAAATAGCAGGATAGCGTGGCTAGCTAACGTGAAGGAAGCTCTCCTATGACCATTGCGACCCCGAAACGATTAACCATAGAGGAGTATCTGGGCTACGACGATGGCACGGATACGCCCTATATGCTACGAGATGGAGTACTGGTGACGATGGGCGCAGAAAGCGATCGCAATGTCAGTGTCGCAATGTTTCTAATCTCGATTTTTTTGCAAGTGCTACCCTATTCACTTCTCCGACGTGGCACAGAGATTGCGGTGCCGGGAACCAATGCAGAGACGCGTTATCCCGACTTAATGGTGCTCACAGAGGAATGCCGATCAGCATTGGCTGGGGCAAAACGATCGTTGATTACGTTTGAGATGCCTGCGCCTGCTTTGGTCGTAGAAGTTGTTTCTAACAGTGAGCAAGATAAGGCTTCGCGCGATCGTGATTATGAGGATAAGCGAACTGAGTACGCGGGACGGGGAATTCCAGAATACTGGATCGTCGATCCGGTGAAGCAAGTGGTTTTAGTCCTGACGTTGGTGGATGATGCGTATGAAGCAGTTGAGTTTATGGGAGAGCAAGCAATAGTATCACAAACTTTTTCCGAGTTAACGCTAACAACAACCCAAATTCTAGCGGCAGGGGAATGACATAAATTACCTGATTCGCCTAATGTGATTAGCCAATAGACCCCAACAATGGCAGACGCAGCACCGATACAGCCTCCAGCGGCACCAAGGTTACATCCGCACCAGTATCCAGTAGCGCATCTAATTGGTAAACCCGATCGCCAAGCTGATCAGGACTAAATAACGAAACTGATAAAACTGGCGCAGGCGGAATTGCCAAATCACTCGAAATCGTTCGATAAGGGTAATAAATCACGAATCAGTCTGTTCCATCACCCGAAAGCCACCCACCGAATAAACCCGCTCTGCTTGTGTCACCTGCTGCATCAACAAATCGCGATAACCATATTTCGCATAAACGCGTTCCGCCAAATGCTGCCGATCAACATCATGATCAAGCACCTGATTATCTTCAAATGCTACATATTCGCCCGAATACTGCTCCAACAAGTTTGGCTTAGCCTGCTCAAACAACTGCCGCTGGTGCTCGATGTACGCTAAGCGATCGCGATCGATATACTTGGCAAGTTCATCAGTTGTCATCGCCGCTGTTCTCCTCAAGTCATCGCCCTTATCGCATTATAGCTAATTCACCATCCGCAATGCCTGAAGCTGCGCTTGGGCCTTCTGCAATGACTCAAACCATTCTCGTTCTGGGTCACTATCCGCCACGATCCCGGCGCCCACTTGCCCCCAGACCGTTGCTCCCTCAGCTTCCAAATCCCGCGCATACAATAACGTCCGAATCAAAATATTCAAATCCAGATTTCCCCGCACATCCAGATACCCGCAGGAGCCATAAAACAAACTCCGCCGCACGGATTCCAACGCTTCAATAATCTCCATACAGCGCACCTTCGGACAGCCGGTAATCGTCCCCCCCGGAAACATCGCCCGAATCAAGTCCACGCTGTCGTGCTCCGGCTTCAGCGTCCCGATCACATTACTAACCAAATGCATCACATGGCTGTAATGCTCAATCACCAATAGCTCATCCACCTGCACCGAACCCCATTCGCTCACCCGACCCAAGTCATTTCGCTCTAGGTCCACCAGCATAATGTGCTCCGCCTGCTCTTTATCATTACTGCGCAGTTCCTCGGCAAGAGCCGCATCTTGTTCAGCTGTTTGCCCCCGGCGGCGCGTCCCAGCGATCGGCCGCGTCGAAACCCGAAATTTATCCCCTTCCCAATGCCCTTCCACCAAACGCTCCGGCGAACAGCTCACCATATCGCCA
It includes:
- a CDS encoding Uma2 family endonuclease, with amino-acid sequence MTIATPKRLTIEEYLGYDDGTDTPYMLRDGVLVTMGAESDRNVSVAMFLISIFLQVLPYSLLRRGTEIAVPGTNAETRYPDLMVLTEECRSALAGAKRSLITFEMPAPALVVEVVSNSEQDKASRDRDYEDKRTEYAGRGIPEYWIVDPVKQVVLVLTLVDDAYEAVEFMGEQAIVSQTFSELTLTTTQILAAGE
- a CDS encoding aldehyde dehydrogenase; the encoded protein is MTAQLTQPAISDIIQAQRNFFRTGQTQSLDFRIEQLDKLQRYILEYQDEVLAAVKADLNRPAFEGYFEIAAIAEIKHALKNLRAWAKPQKVKTTIDQFPASAYIQPEPLGVALIIAPWNYPFQLTMMPLVGAIAAGNCAILKPSELAPNTAAVINKIITTAFSPEYVAVVEGAVETSQQLLAEKFDHIFFTGGTAIGRIVMAAAAKHLTPVTLELGGKSPCIVDADVNLETAAKRIVWGKFINAGQTCIAPDYLLVDRTIKEPLLEKIKQYIQEFYGDDPAQSESYCRIISDRHFERLAGFLSSGTVAIGGQTDAAQKFIAPTVLDNVDWDDAVMQDEIFGPILPILVYDKLEDAINVVNDRPKPLALYFFSNDTAKQDQVLAQTSSGGACINDTVMQVGVSALPFGGVGESGMGAYHGKASFDTFSHQKSVLRKGLWFDLAWRYAPYTVKQLKQIKGIVNG
- a CDS encoding DUF5678 domain-containing protein, whose product is MTTDELAKYIDRDRLAYIEHQRQLFEQAKPNLLEQYSGEYVAFEDNQVLDHDVDRQHLAERVYAKYGYRDLLMQQVTQAERVYSVGGFRVMEQTDS